A stretch of DNA from Deltaproteobacteria bacterium:
CTTTGTCATACTATAGTTGTCAGTCGTCAGTCGTCAGTCGTGAATTGGACACCTTTGTGAAACAATTCTTCAATTTGCGTCAGGTCAAATCGCCATTGATTTCCAACCCGGACGGCGCCCGGGAGTTTTCCTTCTTTGGCAAGGCGATAGACGGTTCCTTCCGTAATGTTCAGGAATTCGGCGACCTCTTTTGCGGAAACGATTTTATCATCCATTGTTCCTCCCTGAATAAACCAAATTAACTTTTCATTAGGATATCTGTCATTCCTGCGCAGGCAGGAATCCATGTGTTTATCAGCTTTTCTGGATCCCCGCCTTCGCGGGGATGACATACCAAAAGTTAATTCACTATAAACCACGCAACAGAACGAGCAAAAAGAATGCCAAAAGAGGTAAAAACAAGAAGGGCGTCTCTATTTGCTAAATAACAGCTTGATTAAGAAGGATAATTTTCTTTGCGTTATTGCCTACTCTTC
This window harbors:
- a CDS encoding helix-turn-helix domain-containing protein translates to MDDKIVSAKEVAEFLNITEGTVYRLAKEGKLPGAVRVGNQWRFDLTQIEELFHKGVQFTTDD